A stretch of the Phycisphaerae bacterium genome encodes the following:
- a CDS encoding potassium transporter TrkG, protein MKIKIKTKLENIINYFFGMHPVRHVVIGYLIYILIGWILLCLPFLHKAGAVASILDHLFISTSAVSTTGLVTVSVSGTYNIAGQIIVLILIQLGGIGYMTFGSFVFLAQRKPLSKERMNIANVVFALPESFKVYKFIKSVIIFTASIEIVGAIILYALFRKAGVEDAFWSAIFHSISSFCTAGFGLYDNSFENYPSNFGLNIVIAVLSYLGAVGFIVFVDVWRKLQGKIENVTLTTKIILWATFYVSIIGTFIFFITEPTIQNLPAGKRLLASFFQVMTAMTTVGFNTIPIGSLSRASLLLIITLMVIGASPSGTGGGLKSTTFSALWGLVKSTLKGEKEVSFWGRIVPDYRVKLASAVFCFYVTFLLIGTYLLSLSDASIGFEKILFEAASALGTVGLSTGITSSVTSMSKIILIGLMYMGRLGPLTFGLSLVAGRNKKIETSRKKSEDLVL, encoded by the coding sequence ATGAAAATTAAAATAAAAACGAAGCTTGAAAATATTATAAATTATTTTTTTGGAATGCATCCTGTTCGGCATGTTGTAATAGGATATCTCATATATATCCTGATCGGCTGGATATTGCTTTGTCTTCCTTTTTTGCATAAGGCTGGCGCTGTCGCCAGTATTCTCGACCATTTGTTTATTTCCACGTCAGCGGTTTCGACAACGGGATTAGTTACTGTAAGTGTGTCCGGAACATATAATATTGCCGGCCAGATAATAGTGTTGATTCTGATTCAGCTTGGCGGAATTGGTTATATGACTTTTGGGTCGTTTGTTTTCCTGGCTCAAAGGAAACCATTAAGCAAAGAGCGTATGAATATTGCTAATGTGGTTTTTGCTCTTCCGGAATCGTTTAAGGTTTATAAATTTATCAAAAGCGTGATTATTTTTACGGCTTCGATAGAAATCGTCGGGGCGATTATACTTTATGCTTTATTTCGAAAAGCAGGTGTTGAAGACGCATTCTGGTCGGCGATATTTCACAGCATATCTTCATTTTGTACGGCCGGTTTTGGTCTGTACGATAACAGCTTTGAGAATTATCCGTCTAATTTCGGTTTGAATATTGTAATTGCCGTTCTGAGTTATCTTGGAGCAGTCGGGTTTATCGTTTTTGTGGATGTGTGGCGAAAATTGCAGGGGAAAATTGAAAATGTAACGCTGACAACGAAAATCATTCTGTGGGCGACTTTTTACGTCAGTATCATCGGTACGTTTATCTTCTTCATAACAGAACCAACTATACAGAATCTGCCGGCTGGCAAACGACTGCTGGCGTCATTTTTTCAGGTGATGACTGCAATGACTACGGTTGGATTCAATACGATACCAATCGGTAGTCTTTCCCGCGCCTCTCTTTTATTGATTATAACATTGATGGTAATAGGAGCTTCACCTTCAGGCACAGGCGGAGGTTTGAAGTCAACTACTTTTTCGGCGTTATGGGGTCTTGTCAAAAGCACTCTTAAAGGAGAAAAAGAGGTGTCTTTCTGGGGAAGAATTGTGCCGGACTATCGGGTGAAGCTGGCCAGTGCGGTCTTCTGTTTTTATGTAACTTTCCTGCTCATAGGTACGTATTTATTGAGTCTAAGCGACGCATCTATAGGTTTCGAAAAAATACTTTTCGAAGCGGCCTCGGCTCTTGGCACTGTCGGGCTTAGTACGGGAATCACATCGTCGGTAACATCAATGTCAAAAATAATTCTCATCGGATTAATGTATATGGGACGATTAGGGCCGCTGACTTTCGGTCTGTCTTTGGTGGCCGGCCGTAACAAAAAGATTGAAACCAGCCGGAAAAAATCGGAAGACCTGGTGCTTTGA
- the argJ gene encoding bifunctional glutamate N-acetyltransferase/amino-acid acetyltransferase ArgJ produces the protein MKNTTLTAPKGFLAAGISCGIKISGKKDIGIICCPTGAKAAGVFTTNKIVSAAVTVCKKHIKTGDAETIVVNSGNANTCTGKAGLRNAEIMCQTAARLIDAKANQVLIASTGIIGHQLPMDKINDGIIIAAAKLSSSPKAGDDFAHAIMTTDTRCKQAYKTIAIGGANITIAGTTKGAGMIGPNMATTLCFITTDAAISKNLLQKSLKDAIGNSLNKLTVDGHQSTNDTAIILASGLAGNKAITKSDVNYKKFASALSELATDLAKQMALDAEGATRMFTVAVNGAASKDEAIKAARAVADYDLVKCAIHGGDPNWGRIICAVGSCGVKLNTNKLTCILGNVTVFKNGQPAKFDPKKVSKIISQKEHTITVNLGAGKFSDFCYGCDLSKDYVTINADYHT, from the coding sequence ATGAAAAATACTACTTTAACAGCACCAAAGGGATTTCTGGCGGCTGGAATAAGCTGCGGAATAAAAATTTCAGGCAAAAAAGACATTGGAATTATCTGTTGTCCGACCGGAGCAAAGGCCGCCGGCGTCTTTACGACAAATAAAATCGTATCAGCGGCGGTAACGGTCTGTAAAAAACATATAAAAACAGGCGACGCCGAGACGATTGTAGTCAATTCCGGAAACGCCAATACCTGCACAGGCAAAGCGGGTCTGCGAAACGCGGAAATAATGTGTCAAACCGCTGCCCGGCTTATCGACGCAAAAGCGAATCAGGTTCTCATCGCTTCGACCGGTATTATCGGCCATCAACTGCCGATGGATAAAATTAACGATGGAATTATTATCGCCGCGGCGAAACTATCGAGCAGCCCGAAAGCCGGAGATGATTTTGCCCATGCGATAATGACAACTGATACCCGCTGCAAACAGGCGTATAAAACCATCGCAATCGGCGGTGCAAATATCACAATCGCAGGCACAACCAAAGGCGCAGGAATGATTGGCCCAAATATGGCGACGACTCTTTGCTTCATCACGACTGACGCGGCAATATCGAAAAATCTTCTGCAAAAATCGTTAAAAGACGCTATCGGCAATTCGCTGAACAAACTTACAGTTGACGGCCATCAAAGCACAAACGATACTGCGATAATTCTCGCTTCAGGCCTTGCCGGAAATAAAGCTATAACTAAATCGGATGTAAATTATAAAAAGTTCGCTTCGGCGCTTTCCGAGCTTGCCACCGATTTGGCAAAACAGATGGCACTCGATGCCGAGGGCGCGACAAGAATGTTTACAGTTGCCGTAAACGGCGCTGCATCGAAAGATGAAGCGATAAAAGCCGCACGTGCTGTCGCAGATTACGACCTTGTCAAATGTGCGATTCACGGCGGCGACCCGAACTGGGGCAGAATTATCTGCGCAGTCGGTTCCTGCGGCGTAAAATTAAATACAAACAAATTAACCTGCATTCTTGGAAACGTAACTGTCTTCAAAAACGGCCAACCCGCAAAATTCGACCCGAAGAAAGTTTCCAAAATTATATCTCAAAAAGAGCATACAATTACGGTAAATCTCGGGGCGGGAAAATTCAGCGATTTCTGCTACGGCTGCGACTTAAGTAAAGATTATGTAACAATTAACGCCGATTATCACACATAA
- a CDS encoding carbon-nitrogen hydrolase family protein has product MANGILKIATCQFSVSEIVEQNSKYIQKFLKKAKSLDADIVHFSECALSGYAGVDFENLEDYDWPVLIKETQKIMQLAAELNLWVVLGSSHKLTGPNKPHNCLYLINPQGQITDRYDKRFCTESDLNHYTPGNRFVTFEINSVKCALLICFDVRFPELYRELRKLNVQCVFQSFYNARQKEQSVHRHIIRQTMQANAASNYFWASVANSSGQIAPYPSCLIQPDGEIINELKLNKPGIMVNTIDTTRSFYDPSEKFRDLAMKGILTNRPGSLDDPRSKDTKNL; this is encoded by the coding sequence CGTGCCAGTTTTCTGTGAGCGAGATTGTCGAGCAGAACTCGAAGTATATTCAAAAATTCCTCAAAAAAGCGAAATCGCTCGATGCCGATATAGTTCACTTCTCCGAATGCGCGTTAAGCGGTTACGCAGGCGTGGATTTTGAAAATCTCGAAGATTATGACTGGCCGGTGCTGATTAAAGAAACTCAAAAAATTATGCAGCTTGCCGCTGAACTTAATTTATGGGTAGTTCTCGGCAGCTCACACAAACTTACAGGGCCGAATAAGCCGCACAATTGCCTTTATCTTATAAATCCACAGGGCCAAATAACTGACAGATACGATAAACGCTTCTGCACCGAAAGCGATTTGAATCATTACACGCCGGGAAACAGATTCGTAACATTTGAAATTAACAGCGTTAAATGCGCACTGCTTATTTGTTTCGATGTAAGATTTCCGGAGTTGTATAGAGAACTTAGAAAACTAAACGTTCAGTGTGTTTTTCAGTCGTTTTACAATGCCCGGCAAAAAGAACAGAGCGTCCACAGACATATAATAAGACAGACAATGCAGGCGAACGCGGCATCGAATTATTTCTGGGCGAGCGTTGCGAATTCGTCTGGCCAAATCGCTCCATATCCATCCTGTCTTATCCAGCCGGACGGCGAAATTATAAATGAATTAAAACTCAATAAGCCCGGCATAATGGTCAACACCATCGATACGACACGGTCATTTTATGACCCATCGGAAAAATTCAGAGACCTTGCGATGAAAGGGATTTTGACGAATAGGCCGGGAAGTCTCGACGACCCGAGAAGCAAAGATACAAAGAATCTATAG